In a genomic window of Perognathus longimembris pacificus isolate PPM17 chromosome 21, ASM2315922v1, whole genome shotgun sequence:
- the Entpd4 gene encoding ectonucleoside triphosphate diphosphohydrolase 4 isoform X2, whose amino-acid sequence MGRISISCLFPASWHFSISPLGCPRILNTNLRQIIVISVLAAAVSLLYFSVVIIRNKYGRFSRDKKFQRYLARVTDVEATDTNNPNVNYGIVVDCGSSGSRVFVYCWPRHNGNPHDLLDIRQMRDKNRKPVVMKIKPGISEFATSPEKVSDYISPLLNFAAEHVPRAKHKETPLYILCTAGMRVLPESQQKAILEDLLTDIPVHFDFLFSDSHAEVISGKQEGVYAWIGINFVLGRFEHIEEDDEAVVEVNVPGSESSEAILRKRTAGILDMGGVSTQIAYEVPKTEEVAKNLLAEFNLGCDVHQTEHVYRVYVATFLGFGGNAARQRYEDRIFASTVQKNRLLSKQTGLARDAPYLDPCLPLDIKDEIQQNGQTLYLRGTGDFDLCREALQPFMNKTNETQTTLNGVYQPPIHFQNSEFYGFSEFYYCTEDVLRMGGDYNAAKFTKAAKDYCATKWSILQERFDRGLYASHADLHRLKYQCFKSAWMFEVFHRGFSFPVNYRSLKTALQVYDKEVQWTLGAILYRTRFLPLRDIQQESFRASHAHWRGVSFVYNHYLFSGCFLVVLLSILLYLLRLQRIHRRAPRGGSAALWLEEGLSSPKGPGPL is encoded by the exons ATGGGGAG gATCAGCATCTCCTGTCTTTTTCCTGCCTCTTGGCATTTTAGCATCTCTCCACTGGGCTGTCCTCGAATTCTGAATACCAACTTACGCCAAATCATTGTCATTAGTGTTCTGGCTGCTGCTGTCTCCCTTTTATACTTCTCTGTTGTCATAATCCGAAATAAGTATGGGCGTTTCTCCAGAGACAAGAAATTTCAAAG GTACTTGGCCCGAGTCACAGATGTGGAGGCCACAGACACCAATAATCCCAATGTGAACTATGGGATTGTGGTAGACTGCGGCAGCAGCGGGTCGCGggtgtttgtctattgctggccAAGGCATAATGGCAACCCTCACGATCTGCTGGATATCAGACAGATGCGGGATAAAAACCGGAAGCCAGTGGTGATGAAAATCAAGCCAG GCATCTCGGAGTTTGCTACCTCCCCAGAGAAAGTCAGCGATTACATTTCCCCACTTTTGAACTTTGCTGCCGAGCATGTGCCGCGAGCCAAACACAAAGAGACGCCCCTCTACATTCTCTGCACCGCTGGAATGAGAGTCCTCCCTGAAAG CCAGCAGAAGGCCATCCTGGAAGACCTCCTGACGGACATCCCCGTGCACTTTGACTTCCTGTTCTCTGACTCCCATGCCGAGGTCATCTCAGGGAAGCAAGAAG GTGTATATGCTTGGATCGGCATCAACTTCGTCCTGGGACGATTCGAGCACATCGAGGAGG ACGACGAGGCCGTGGTGGAAGTTAACGTTCCCGGGAGCGAGAGCAGCGAGGCCATCCTCCGGAAGAGGACCGCGGGTATTCTCGACATGGGAGGCGTGTCCACTCAGATAGCATACGAAGTCCCCAAAACT GAGGAAGTAGCTAAAAACTTACTAGCTGAATTTAATTTGGGATGTGATGTTCACCAAACGGAGCACGTGTACCGAGTCTATGTGGCCACGTTTCTTGGGTTTGGTGGCAATGCTGCTCGACAGAGATATGAAGACAGAATATTTGCCAGCACAGTTCAGAAGAACAG GCTCCTGAGTAAACAGACTGGCCTGGCTCGCGACGCCCCGTACCTGGACCCATGCCTGCCCCTGGACATTAAAGATGAGATCCAGCAAAATGGACAGACCTTGTACCTGCGGGGAACGGGAGACTTTGACCTGTGTCGAGAAGCCCTCCAGCCATTCATGAACAAAACCAATGAGACACAGACGACCCTCAACGGCGTCTATCAGCCTCCCATTCACTTCCAAAACAGTGAATTCTATGGCTTCTCTGAGTTCTACTATTGCACCGAGGATGTGTTGCGGATGGGGGGAGACTACAATGCTGCTAAGTTCACTAAAGCTGCCAAG GACTATTGTGCAACGAAGTGGTCGATCTTGCAGGAGCGCTTTGACCGCGGGCTGTACGCCTCTCACGCCGACCTCCACCGGCTGAA GTATCAGTGCTTCAAATCCGCCTGGATGTTTGAGGTGTTCCACAGAGGGTTTTCCTTTCCCGTCAACTACAGAAGCCTCAAGACCGCCTTGCAGGTGTACGACAAGGAAGTGCAGTGGACCCTGGGGGCCATCCTTTACAGGACTCGCTTCTTGCCCCTGAG GGACATCCAGCAGGAGAGTTTCCGGGCCAGCCACGCGCACTGGCGGGGCGTCTCCTTTGTCTACAACCACTACCTGTTCTCGGGCTGCTTCCTCGTGGTCCTGCTGTCCATCCTCCTCTACCTGCTGCGGCTCCAGCGCATCCACCGGCGGGCTCCGCGCGGCGGCTCGGCGGCCCTCTGGCTGGAGGAGGGCCTGTCCTCCCCGAAGGGCCCCGGCCCTCTGTGA
- the Entpd4 gene encoding ectonucleoside triphosphate diphosphohydrolase 4 isoform X1 yields the protein MGRISISCLFPASWHFSISPLGCPRILNTNLRQIIVISVLAAAVSLLYFSVVIIRNKYGRFSRDKKFQRYLARVTDVEATDTNNPNVNYGIVVDCGSSGSRVFVYCWPRHNGNPHDLLDIRQMRDKNRKPVVMKIKPGISEFATSPEKVSDYISPLLNFAAEHVPRAKHKETPLYILCTAGMRVLPESQQKAILEDLLTDIPVHFDFLFSDSHAEVISGKQEGVYAWIGINFVLGRFEHIEEDDEAVVEVNVPGSESSEAILRKRTAGILDMGGVSTQIAYEVPKTVSFASSQQEEVAKNLLAEFNLGCDVHQTEHVYRVYVATFLGFGGNAARQRYEDRIFASTVQKNRLLSKQTGLARDAPYLDPCLPLDIKDEIQQNGQTLYLRGTGDFDLCREALQPFMNKTNETQTTLNGVYQPPIHFQNSEFYGFSEFYYCTEDVLRMGGDYNAAKFTKAAKDYCATKWSILQERFDRGLYASHADLHRLKYQCFKSAWMFEVFHRGFSFPVNYRSLKTALQVYDKEVQWTLGAILYRTRFLPLRDIQQESFRASHAHWRGVSFVYNHYLFSGCFLVVLLSILLYLLRLQRIHRRAPRGGSAALWLEEGLSSPKGPGPL from the exons ATGGGGAG gATCAGCATCTCCTGTCTTTTTCCTGCCTCTTGGCATTTTAGCATCTCTCCACTGGGCTGTCCTCGAATTCTGAATACCAACTTACGCCAAATCATTGTCATTAGTGTTCTGGCTGCTGCTGTCTCCCTTTTATACTTCTCTGTTGTCATAATCCGAAATAAGTATGGGCGTTTCTCCAGAGACAAGAAATTTCAAAG GTACTTGGCCCGAGTCACAGATGTGGAGGCCACAGACACCAATAATCCCAATGTGAACTATGGGATTGTGGTAGACTGCGGCAGCAGCGGGTCGCGggtgtttgtctattgctggccAAGGCATAATGGCAACCCTCACGATCTGCTGGATATCAGACAGATGCGGGATAAAAACCGGAAGCCAGTGGTGATGAAAATCAAGCCAG GCATCTCGGAGTTTGCTACCTCCCCAGAGAAAGTCAGCGATTACATTTCCCCACTTTTGAACTTTGCTGCCGAGCATGTGCCGCGAGCCAAACACAAAGAGACGCCCCTCTACATTCTCTGCACCGCTGGAATGAGAGTCCTCCCTGAAAG CCAGCAGAAGGCCATCCTGGAAGACCTCCTGACGGACATCCCCGTGCACTTTGACTTCCTGTTCTCTGACTCCCATGCCGAGGTCATCTCAGGGAAGCAAGAAG GTGTATATGCTTGGATCGGCATCAACTTCGTCCTGGGACGATTCGAGCACATCGAGGAGG ACGACGAGGCCGTGGTGGAAGTTAACGTTCCCGGGAGCGAGAGCAGCGAGGCCATCCTCCGGAAGAGGACCGCGGGTATTCTCGACATGGGAGGCGTGTCCACTCAGATAGCATACGAAGTCCCCAAAACTGTAAGCTTTGCCTCCTCACAGCAG GAGGAAGTAGCTAAAAACTTACTAGCTGAATTTAATTTGGGATGTGATGTTCACCAAACGGAGCACGTGTACCGAGTCTATGTGGCCACGTTTCTTGGGTTTGGTGGCAATGCTGCTCGACAGAGATATGAAGACAGAATATTTGCCAGCACAGTTCAGAAGAACAG GCTCCTGAGTAAACAGACTGGCCTGGCTCGCGACGCCCCGTACCTGGACCCATGCCTGCCCCTGGACATTAAAGATGAGATCCAGCAAAATGGACAGACCTTGTACCTGCGGGGAACGGGAGACTTTGACCTGTGTCGAGAAGCCCTCCAGCCATTCATGAACAAAACCAATGAGACACAGACGACCCTCAACGGCGTCTATCAGCCTCCCATTCACTTCCAAAACAGTGAATTCTATGGCTTCTCTGAGTTCTACTATTGCACCGAGGATGTGTTGCGGATGGGGGGAGACTACAATGCTGCTAAGTTCACTAAAGCTGCCAAG GACTATTGTGCAACGAAGTGGTCGATCTTGCAGGAGCGCTTTGACCGCGGGCTGTACGCCTCTCACGCCGACCTCCACCGGCTGAA GTATCAGTGCTTCAAATCCGCCTGGATGTTTGAGGTGTTCCACAGAGGGTTTTCCTTTCCCGTCAACTACAGAAGCCTCAAGACCGCCTTGCAGGTGTACGACAAGGAAGTGCAGTGGACCCTGGGGGCCATCCTTTACAGGACTCGCTTCTTGCCCCTGAG GGACATCCAGCAGGAGAGTTTCCGGGCCAGCCACGCGCACTGGCGGGGCGTCTCCTTTGTCTACAACCACTACCTGTTCTCGGGCTGCTTCCTCGTGGTCCTGCTGTCCATCCTCCTCTACCTGCTGCGGCTCCAGCGCATCCACCGGCGGGCTCCGCGCGGCGGCTCGGCGGCCCTCTGGCTGGAGGAGGGCCTGTCCTCCCCGAAGGGCCCCGGCCCTCTGTGA